One Hermetia illucens chromosome 4, iHerIll2.2.curated.20191125, whole genome shotgun sequence DNA segment encodes these proteins:
- the LOC119654765 gene encoding ornithine decarboxylase 1-like isoform X1, producing the protein MTIDINLKSPPLTMKIQGKSSVEIYGDEMDLREIIRKENLDAQEEALYVCDLSDIVNKYYIWRECLPRVVPFYAVKCNDNPFVLKLLAALGTGFDCASKGEIKKILSMGVDAEKIIFANPAKPNSHVLYAAAKGIATMTFDSDFELYKIAKTFPDANLVIRIRCDAEKAQCPLGQKFGCDAELEAPGLISLAKELGLKVIGVSFHVGSGCEDFPVYERAICAAKTLFKYAKTLGYDFNLLDLGGGFPGDKGTSLKEVADIINKALDKYMPDSAIHIIAEPGRFFVSSAFTLICKIYSKREIVQNDKLEKTMYFINDGVYGSFNCILYDHRLAAPTYITRADNTLYNSSIWGPTCDALDQICETVKLPKLNIGDYLIFENMGAYTLPIASPFNGFPLPRVKFFMRASDETANNIF; encoded by the exons atgacgatcgacataaatctg AAATCACCTCCATTGACAATGAAGATCCAAGGAAAAAGTTCAGTCGAAATTTATGGCGACGAAATGGATTTACGCGAAATAATTCGCAAGGAGAATTTGGATGCCCAAGAAGAGGCACTCTATGTCTGTGATTTAAGTGATATTGTTAATAAGTATTACATTTGGAGAGAATGTTTACCACGAGTTGTTCCGTTTTACG CTGTCAAGTGCAATGATAATCCATTCGTCCTCAAGTTACTAGCCGCCCTGGGTACCGGGTTTGATTGCGCGTCGAAGGGAGAAATTAAGAAG ATTTTATCAATGGGAGTGGAtgctgaaaaaataatttttgcaaatcCCGCTAAGCCTAATTCGCACGTGCTTTATGCTGCTGCGAAAGGGATCGCAACTATGACCTTTGATAGTGATTTTGAATTGTACAAAATTGCCAAGACTTTTCCTGATGCAAA TTTGGTCATAAGAATTCGTTGTGATGCTGAAAAGGCGCAGTGTCCGCTCGGACAGAAGTTCGGTTGTGATGCTGAGCTAGAGGCTCCTGGTCTCATTTCACTTGCAAAGGAATTAGGATTGAAA GTGATCGGTGTGAGCTTCCATGTAGGATCAGGATGCGAAGATTTTCCAGTATATGAACGAGCTATATGTGCTGCTAAAACGCTCTTCAAATACGCTAAAACTTTGGGGTATGATTTTAATTTATTGGATCTCGGAGGAGGTTTTCCCGGTGACAAAGGAACATCTCTAAAAGAA GTTGCTGACATTATAAACAAAGCTCTTGATAAATACATGCCTGACAGTGCCATTCACATCATCGCTGAACCAGGAAGATTTTTTGTTTCGTCGGCATTCACGTTGATCTGTAAAATTTACTCCAAACGGGAAATCGTGCAAAATGACAAACTGGAGAAGACCATGTATTTCATAAACGACGGAGTCTATGGCTCATTCAACTGCATTCTATATGACCATCGTTTGGCCGCACCAACCTATATTACG aGAGCTGATAACACACTTTACAATTCGTCCATATGGGGCCCCACATGCGATGCTCTCGACCAG ATCTGTGAAACAGTGAAGCTGCCAAAGTTGAACATCGGTGACTATTTAATATTCGAGAACATGGGAGCGTATACCTTACCAATTGCGAGCCCATTTAATGGGTTTCCCTTGCCACGTGTTAAATTCTTCATGAGAGCTTCCGACGA GACTGCTAACAACATCTTTTGA
- the LOC119654765 gene encoding ornithine decarboxylase 1-like isoform X2, producing MKIQGKSSVEIYGDEMDLREIIRKENLDAQEEALYVCDLSDIVNKYYIWRECLPRVVPFYAVKCNDNPFVLKLLAALGTGFDCASKGEIKKILSMGVDAEKIIFANPAKPNSHVLYAAAKGIATMTFDSDFELYKIAKTFPDANLVIRIRCDAEKAQCPLGQKFGCDAELEAPGLISLAKELGLKVIGVSFHVGSGCEDFPVYERAICAAKTLFKYAKTLGYDFNLLDLGGGFPGDKGTSLKEVADIINKALDKYMPDSAIHIIAEPGRFFVSSAFTLICKIYSKREIVQNDKLEKTMYFINDGVYGSFNCILYDHRLAAPTYITRADNTLYNSSIWGPTCDALDQICETVKLPKLNIGDYLIFENMGAYTLPIASPFNGFPLPRVKFFMRASDETANNIF from the exons ATGAAGATCCAAGGAAAAAGTTCAGTCGAAATTTATGGCGACGAAATGGATTTACGCGAAATAATTCGCAAGGAGAATTTGGATGCCCAAGAAGAGGCACTCTATGTCTGTGATTTAAGTGATATTGTTAATAAGTATTACATTTGGAGAGAATGTTTACCACGAGTTGTTCCGTTTTACG CTGTCAAGTGCAATGATAATCCATTCGTCCTCAAGTTACTAGCCGCCCTGGGTACCGGGTTTGATTGCGCGTCGAAGGGAGAAATTAAGAAG ATTTTATCAATGGGAGTGGAtgctgaaaaaataatttttgcaaatcCCGCTAAGCCTAATTCGCACGTGCTTTATGCTGCTGCGAAAGGGATCGCAACTATGACCTTTGATAGTGATTTTGAATTGTACAAAATTGCCAAGACTTTTCCTGATGCAAA TTTGGTCATAAGAATTCGTTGTGATGCTGAAAAGGCGCAGTGTCCGCTCGGACAGAAGTTCGGTTGTGATGCTGAGCTAGAGGCTCCTGGTCTCATTTCACTTGCAAAGGAATTAGGATTGAAA GTGATCGGTGTGAGCTTCCATGTAGGATCAGGATGCGAAGATTTTCCAGTATATGAACGAGCTATATGTGCTGCTAAAACGCTCTTCAAATACGCTAAAACTTTGGGGTATGATTTTAATTTATTGGATCTCGGAGGAGGTTTTCCCGGTGACAAAGGAACATCTCTAAAAGAA GTTGCTGACATTATAAACAAAGCTCTTGATAAATACATGCCTGACAGTGCCATTCACATCATCGCTGAACCAGGAAGATTTTTTGTTTCGTCGGCATTCACGTTGATCTGTAAAATTTACTCCAAACGGGAAATCGTGCAAAATGACAAACTGGAGAAGACCATGTATTTCATAAACGACGGAGTCTATGGCTCATTCAACTGCATTCTATATGACCATCGTTTGGCCGCACCAACCTATATTACG aGAGCTGATAACACACTTTACAATTCGTCCATATGGGGCCCCACATGCGATGCTCTCGACCAG ATCTGTGAAACAGTGAAGCTGCCAAAGTTGAACATCGGTGACTATTTAATATTCGAGAACATGGGAGCGTATACCTTACCAATTGCGAGCCCATTTAATGGGTTTCCCTTGCCACGTGTTAAATTCTTCATGAGAGCTTCCGACGA GACTGCTAACAACATCTTTTGA